From the Hordeum vulgare subsp. vulgare chromosome 1H, MorexV3_pseudomolecules_assembly, whole genome shotgun sequence genome, the window CTATACGCAAAATGTCATAAATTTCCATCCAAAGGATATGTAATATTTTCTTCTTCCCTTTTAGGCCCCTTTTCCACTAATATGTCCATAGCTTTGTTATCAAGACTACCCCAATTGCTTGGATCATAAATATCCACAGTAATAACCGGTTCTTCATCAATACTAGTAGATTCTGTCGGAGATGAATTAAATATGGGCTCAtgatcactcacattgatatcatcCATGTTGATGTCAACATCGTCTTCTGTAGGAGTATGATCATCATCTTTCCGATTGGCATTAGTTTGGTCATTCACAAGAACTATCGCCAACTCATTTGGATTTCTTGAAGTGCTTGTGTTGCGCCTATAATGTTTGAAAATTGATCCACTCAATGCCTCTTTCTCCTCATTTACCtcttgtttctttttttcttttaagaCTTCCAGATGGATATTTTTTATCCGGACCCAACATGACCTTCCTGAAATTGAAAGGAACAATTAGCTTTTAAAATAAGCACATAGCTATCACATGCAGACTACCAGCTACAGGCCTGCAGAGGCACATACGGCAGTGCATAGATTAGGGCATGTAGATGTAGACTAGGAGTTTAGGAGAGACGTACCTGCTACAGGCCTGCAGACTACCAGCGTCTCGTTCGTAAGGAGACAAAGGCCCAGATACGCGGTGTTGAAAGTTGAACAAGCGAGTCAGCCAGTCAGGGAGACAGGGCCCTGGAGGCTGGAGCAAGACGGCGGCGACGAACAGCGGCAGCGGCAGTCAGCGGAAAAAACAACACAACGATCAAGCCGAAGCCAAACTGGAAACATATTGTCAATTCAGcgatttctttcttttttttagtCAAACCAGCGGTTCCTTTCACCCTTTCCTGTGCACGTATGTACGTTCTGGATTAATCAGCGCCAGCGGCTTCGTTGCGCTCTGGATTACCAGGCCCTGAACCAGCATGTAACCGTACATATACCTGGGAGGCGGCCGCCACgtccccacccccaccccagatGACTAGCCGATAGAGCGGCACAAGGGCTTGACTCTTCAAGGTGACTTGTCCATGGTCACACCTGTTTATCTGTTTATCACAAGGGCTTGACTCTCCAAACGATTATAATTAAACACGTCTTCTTAACCCAGATGACACGCCGAGAGATAAACTGTTTTTAAACCACTTCACAATTTTCATATGCTGACGTCTGTTGTATGGACAAGCATGTGTGATTAGGTGACTGTACGTACTGTGGTCTATTGCACCGTGTCAGTTAACTGTAGATCATCTTGTTCTTGCtctcctttcttgatcttcaagAGATTCATATTCATGTTCCAGCCAAAGGGAGTTATATGATGGTGGATCTGTGGAGAGATTAGCAGGAGACAGAGCGCGCGTGTAGTGGAAATCTGACACACACTGTTGTTGTTGCCCAGGCGCTGGAGCTTGGTGCTTGGCCGACCGGGATGAGGAAGGAAGGGTACCTAAATGGTTTGATGGATGCAGCCAGCCTTATTATTGCAGCGCGCGCGGCACGACAAGAGCCAAACTGCCATGGAGGCAGAGGGAGACGGGTTGCTGCTAGCTGCTGCTTTGTGGTGCAGGACAATGTAATGTCACGTAAATTTACGAGCATACAAAAATagtgtaaaaataaaataattcaactttttctggtcttgtgacctacatttttgtttttgttttatcaAATTTCAGGTTGTGATTCAATATagatgtaactatttgtatttaaATATAATTTATTTATAAATTGATCATAAGATTATCATCAACTTGGAGTATAAGACAAGGTAGAAATAAATACTAGTCTGGCATATATTTTTTAATAATCACAATACTCAACGTCCCTGCGGTTACAACGATAGCAAACGTAGGGCTATCACATTACTGTGATACTCAACGATAGAATAATCCAAAGTTAAGCTGCATGTCTAGAAAAATCATGTAGTGGGGCTGAAATAGATATTGTAGATAACATTGTTAATTTCTACTAGGACACGGAAGGGGGCTAGTATATAGGAAGCCAAACCCAAACCCAAATTCCCCTGACCCACATCGCCTGTCGTTCTCCTCCGCCGCACCCGACGCCATGAGTCGCAAGAACGCCTCCTCCGCTGCAGGCAAGAAGGAGAAGCCCCCCTCCGTGTCCGCCATGCTCGCCTGGATGGACAAGCCGGCCCCCAACGCCAGGCCCGCGCCGAAACCCAAGTCCAACAAGCCCTCCAAGGCGCCGCCCGCGTCCTCCTCCTACATGGGCGACATCGACCTGCCCCcgtccgacgacgaggaggacgacgccgaCGTCGCCGCCGTCACCGCCAAGGCAAAGTCCAAGCCGGCCCGCGCTACCGTGGCCCTCAACGTCCTCCCGCCCTCGGACAAGGacgcgaagaagaaggacaagcgcGAGATGATGGCGGCGGCCGCCGCCGAGGCCGCCAAGAGGGAGGCGCTCCGCGACGACCGCGATGCCTTCTCCGTCGTCATCGGCGCCCGCATCCCCGGATCCTCCGCAGGCGTCGACGCCGCAGTTGACGGGAACATCAAGGACATCGTGCTCGACAACTTCTCCGTCTCCGCGCGAGGGAAGGAGCTGCTCAAGGGCGCCTCGCTCCGGATCTCGCACGGCCGCCGGTACGGCCTCGTGGGGCCCAACGGCATGGGCAAATCCACCCTCCTGAAGCTGCTCTCCTGGCGGCAGGTGCCCGTGCCCAAGACCATCGACGTGCTGCTCGTGGAGCAGGAGATTGTTGGCGACGACAGTTCGGCGACCGACGCCGTGGTCGCGGCCAACGAAGAGCTCACGGCGCTCCGGGCCGAGCAGGCAAAGCTTGAGGCCTCCAACGACCCCGACGACAGCGAGAAGCTCGCCGAGGTCTACGAGAAGCTCAATCTATGCGGCTCGGACGCCGCCCGTGCGCGCGCCTCCAAAATCCTCGCCGGGCTAGGGTTTGATCAGGCGATGCAGGCAAGGTCCACCAAGTCATTCAGCGGCGGCTGGAGGATGCGCATCTCGCTCGCCCGCGCGCTCTTCATGCAGCCGACGCTGCTGCTCCTCGACGAGCCTACCAACCATCTGGACCTCCGGGCCGTGCTTTGGTTGGAGGAGCACCTGTGCTCGAAGTGGAAGAAGACCCTAGTCGTGGTCTCCCATGACCGCGACTTCTTGAACACCGTGTGCAATGACATCGTACATCTCCACGACAAGAGCCTGCATGTCTACCGTGGAAac encodes:
- the LOC123419865 gene encoding ABC transporter F family member 4-like, coding for MSRKNASSAAGKKEKPPSVSAMLAWMDKPAPNARPAPKPKSNKPSKAPPASSSYMGDIDLPPSDDEEDDADVAAVTAKAKSKPARATVALNVLPPSDKDAKKKDKREMMAAAAAEAAKREALRDDRDAFSVVIGARIPGSSAGVDAAVDGNIKDIVLDNFSVSARGKELLKGASLRISHGRRYGLVGPNGMGKSTLLKLLSWRQVPVPKTIDVLLVEQEIVGDDSSATDAVVAANEELTALRAEQAKLEASNDPDDSEKLAEVYEKLNLCGSDAARARASKILAGLGFDQAMQARSTKSFSGGWRMRISLARALFMQPTLLLLDEPTNHLDLRAVLWLEEHLCSKWKKTLVVVSHDRDFLNTVCNDIVHLHDKSLHVYRGNFDDFESGYEQRRKEMNKKHEAYEKQMKAARKAGSKAAQDKVKGQAMSKAHREVAKGKGKGKNVATDDDDVRPAADLPQKWHDYKVEFHFTEPTLLTPPLLQLIEVGFGYPNRPDFKLSDVDVGIDMGTRVAIVGPNGAGKSTLLNLLAGDLTPAEGEARRSQKLRIGRYSQHFVDLLTMEENAVQYLLRLHPDQEGMSKAEAVRAKLGKFGLPGHNHLTPIVKLSGGQKARVVFTSISMSHPHILLLDEPTNHLDMQSIDALADALDKFKGGVVLVSHDSRLISRVCADEQKSQIWVVEDGTVSKFDGSFEDYKDELMEEIKKEVQE